From one Drosophila subpulchrella strain 33 F10 #4 breed RU33 chromosome 3L, RU_Dsub_v1.1 Primary Assembly, whole genome shotgun sequence genomic stretch:
- the LOC119555083 gene encoding uncharacterized protein LOC119555083, translating into MRFYITTHLPPPPPLLPAILLALLCLGTRPPPTEAVRGGAPVVVADDDDETMEYAPQYEHPGYAFSYGVKDLHTGDVKSQWESRDEDGVKGHYSILEPDGSIRTVHYTADAKKGFNAIVKTVGANSHPITETPEGSNHVNDDTSQSKINHYSKDQEHIVLSSDIKPLKKPIEDLTHSHPKIPSLIEIKPHARIKQVPMDVDPGIRERLQQARDTYYKQIAAAHKLEDYSQKLQPTYAVQEGDWKAVIVNEPKEYRPHYTTGSPAHLHHGYYDHYKPKEIPHNYIHKPSVPQQSLHTSFSPSKPRVSIPEGLSNHIHQKKVVHTTPGLKHYKYKGVSKSYSRPDYSSYFHRKPKKLRPLHPKPKPRVKRPEGSGPVLFPKILEEEFEDYDEDEQGAASATLVQNMVRKDKKHMVPMYAGGHNFDSGSYRTLEGV; encoded by the exons ATGCGATTCTAT ATAACGACCCAtttgccgccgccgccgcccctTCTGCCGGCCATCCTGCTCGCTCTGCTCTGCCTGGGGACACGCCCCCCGCCCACCGAGGCTGTTCGGGGCGGGGCACCCGTCGTGGTCGCCGATGACGATGACGAAACCATGGAGTACGCCCCGCAATAT GAGCATCCGGGCTATGCCTTCAGCTACGGGGTCAAGGACCTCCACACGGGGGATGTGAAGTCCCAGTGGGAGTCCCGCGACGAGGACGGGGTCAAGGGTCACTACAGCATATTGGAGCCAGATGGCTCCATACGAACGGTTCACTATACGGCCGATGCCAAGAAGGGGTTTAATGCGATTGTCAAGACAGTGGGCGCCAATTCGCATCCGATCACAGAGACCCCGGAGGGCAGCAACCACGTGAACGATGACACCTCGCAGTCGAAGATCAACCACTACAGCAAGGACCAGGAGCACATTGTCCTGAGCTCGGACATCAAGCCGCTGAAGAAGCCCATCGAGGATCTGACCCACTCGCACCCGAAGATCCCCAGCTTGATCGAGATCAAGCCGCATGCTAGGATCAAGCAGGTGCCCATGGACGTGGATCCGGGGATCAGGGAACGTCTGCAGCAGGCCAGGGACACCTACTATAAGCAGATAGCCGCTGCCCATAAGTTGGAGGACTATTCGCAGAAGCTGCAGCCCACCTATGCGGTGCAAGAGGGCGACTGGAAGGCGGTGATCGTGAATGAGCCCAAGGAGTATCGACCCCACTACACCACAGGGTCGCCTGCTCACCTCCACCACGGCTACTACGACCACTATAAGCCCAAGGAGATTCCCCACAACTATATACACAAGCCCTCCGTACCGCAGCAGTCCCTCCACACAAGTTTCTCCCCCTCAAAGCCCAGAGTTAGTATCCCCGAAGGCCTCTCCAATCACATCCACCAGAAGAAGGTGGTCCACACCACACCAGGCTTGAAGCACTATAAGTACAAGGGGGTGTCCAAGTCCTACTCGCGACCCGATTACTCCAGTTACTTCCACCGCAAGCCCAAGAAGCTGCGCCCCCTGCACCCCAAGCCGAAGCCTCGTGTCAAGAGACCCGAAGGTTCTGGTCCCGTCCTCTTTCCGAAGATCCTGGAGGAGGAGTTCGAGGACTATGATGAGGACGAGCAGGGGGCGGCGTCGGCCACTCTGGTCCAGAACATGGTGCGCAAGGACAAGAAGCACATGGTTCCCATGTACGCGGGCGGACATAACTTCGATTCGGGCAGCTACCGCACCTTGGAGGGTGTCTAG